Below is a window of Tolypothrix bouteillei VB521301 DNA.
AAATTTATTACCGCACAAGTTGTTATTCAGCGCCTGACAGAAGTTATTGACGCCACTGCAGAAGACGAAAACGACTTCAAAAAACCGTGGGTTCAAATTCCCAGTAATGCAGATATCACTTGCACCAACCTCAACTTCCACCATGCGGGTAGAGTAGACCTACTGCAAGACTTTTCTCTCACTATCCCCGGCGGTCAAGTCATTGCTTTAGTTGGTAAATCAGGTTGTGGCAAAAGCACTTTAGCTAAATTAATAACTGCTTTATATCAGACTCAATCGGGTAATGTCTCTTATGGCATATACAACCAACAAGACCTATCTTTAGAATGCTTGCGACAGCAAATCGTTCTCGTACCTCAAGAAGCACACTTTTGGAGCCGCTCAATTATTGACAACTTCCGCTTCAGTTATCCCAACATTACTTTTGAACAAATTGTACAAGCTTGCCAAATTGCTGGTGCAGATGAATTTATCAACAAACTACCTGATAAATATCAAACAGTTTTAGGAGAATTTGGGGCAAATCTTTCCGGCGGACAAAAGCAAAGATTGGCTATAGCTAGAGCAATAGCAACCGATCCCCCCGTACTTATTTTAGATGAATCAACTGGTGCTCTTGACCCAGTTAGCGAAGCCGAAGTATTAGATAAACTGTTACACCACCGACGCGGTAAAACCACAATTACGATCAGCCATCGCCCCAAAGTCATTGAAAGATCTGATTGGATTGTAGTCCTCGAACAAGGTCGCTTAAAAATCCAAGGAACTCCAGAATACCTCCGACAAATCCCTGGCGAACACCTACACTTCCTAGAAGATGTTAGCACTCAAAGGTCATTGTTAGCAGCGATCGGCGAGCAGTAAATCTTAGAGTTTTGCTAGTTTCCTACAGTGTAAAAGCTTGCACAATCCAAAATCTAAAGTCCAAAATCTAAAATCTAAAATCTAAAATCTTATGATTAGCCACTTCAAATCCGATTCTCTATCCTTCACCCAAGAAAACGATTTTCTGCCCCCCATGAGTCGCTGGACAACCTACGGTGGAATGTTCATCTTAGGTGTCATATGTTTAGCAGTTCCAGTTGCTTCTGTTAGTAAATATAAAGAGGTTGTTAAAACAGAAGCTGTTATCCGTCCAGCAGGTGAACTGCGAATTGTTCAAGCAGCAACAGAAGGTCAAATTATAGGAATTTCAGTTCAAGAAAATCAACCTATTAAAAAAGGAGATGTTATAGCCACTATTGACGACTCCCGCCTGCAAACTAAAAAAAGTCAACTGCAAAGCAGTATTCAACAAGCAAAGTTACAACTTTTTCAAATTAACTCCCAAATTCGCGCTCTCAACAATCAAATCCATGCTGAAACTGACCGTATAAACCGCACTATTGCTTCTGCTGAAGCTGAACTGAGTGGGCGCGTTCGATCGTACCAAGATAAAAGAATGACTACTGTTGCAGAAGTTCAAGAAGCTGAAGCAAATGTTGGCATCTCTGAAGAGGATTTACGCAAGGCTCATGCAGAGTTAAGATCGGCGCAAGCAAATTTAAATGCGGCTAGGTCAGCTTTGATAGCTGCACGCTCCAAACAAAATCGATATGAAATGGCGGCTAAAGTAGGAGCGCTATCAAAAGACCAGTTAGAAGAAGCACAACTCGCTGCTAGCCAACAAGAACAAGCAGTGGAAGGACACAAAGCAGCTGTTGAAGCACAAAAACAAACTATTGCTCGCCTCGAACAAGCTGTTTCTGCGTCTATTGCTAGAAGCCAAAAAGTAAAAGTCGCTTTAAATCCCAGCCAATCAGAAATCGCGATCGCAACAGAACGTATTGCCCAAGAAAAAGCAGCCGGAAAAGCTAGCTTGGCTACATTGGATAAAGAACGCCAAGCTCTGATAGCACAAAGGATTGAAGCCCAAAAACAGTTAGATCGCGATGTCCGCGAATTGCAACAAGTGGGAATGGATATCAGACAAACAATTATCACAGCCCCATCTGACGGGACTATCTTCAAACTCAGCTTGCGGAACTCCAGTCAAACCGTGCGCTCGGGAGAAGAAATTGCCCAAATTGCTCCGAGCAACTCAAAACTAGTCGCTAAGAGTTCGGTCAGTGCAGAGGAAGTGAGTAAAGTCAAAGTTGGCCAACAAGTTCACCTGCGGATATCTGCGTGTCCTCATCCAGATTACGGTACTCTAAAAGGAAAAGTCACAGCTATTTCTCCAGATGCCATCTCCCCTCAAGCCCAAGGTGCTAACTCCAATAGTGGCACTACAGCTAGCAAGATGGTAACGGGTGGTGCTTTCTACGAGGTTAGTATAGAACCAGAAAACTTGGTGCTAGCTCAAGGCAAAAGTCAATGCCTCATAACTTTGGGCATGCAAGGCAGAGCAGATATTATCTCTCGAGAAGAAACTGTATTACAATTCTTCATGAGAAAGGCAAAATTAATTGCTGATTTTTAAAATATTTTGCAGCAATTGTAAGTAGGTAGATGGCTTACAGCAATTGCACTACTATTTAATTTGTACGGGTATAGTACGCCTTCAATGCTAAAATCATAATTAAATATACTTGCCATATTGCCAAAGAGTTGGATTCTTAAAGAAAGTTTTGAGTTGGATTGAGATAGCTATTGTATTTCCTATGAAACTATGCCTAAAGTCCTTAAATATGCGATCGCTTTTACACATACATTAACAGTATGTTTTGTCAATATTGTCTCTGAAAACTGTGTATCGGCTCAGATTAATCCAGATGAAACTTTAGGGTCAGAACGCTCATCGCTCGCGCCAAATGTTGGAATTAGACAAGGAGTGAGAGGCGATCGCATAGACGGGGGAGCAATACGAGGTAGCAATCTTTTTCATAGTTTTCAAGAATTTAATATTAACGAAGGGCAAAGAGTTTATTTTAACAATCCCGCAGGAATTACAAACATTATTACTCGAGTCACAGGCACTAAACTCTCAAACATTTTAGGAACATTAGGTGTCAATGGCAGTGCAAATTTATTTTTCATCAATCCCAATGGGATGATTTTTGGTCAAAATGCCAGATTAGATATCCAAGGGTCATTCATTGCAAGTACTGCTAGTGGTCTGAACTTTGCCGATAATACGCAATTCAGTGCAACAGCTTCCCAAA
It encodes the following:
- a CDS encoding HlyD family efflux transporter periplasmic adaptor subunit, which codes for MISHFKSDSLSFTQENDFLPPMSRWTTYGGMFILGVICLAVPVASVSKYKEVVKTEAVIRPAGELRIVQAATEGQIIGISVQENQPIKKGDVIATIDDSRLQTKKSQLQSSIQQAKLQLFQINSQIRALNNQIHAETDRINRTIASAEAELSGRVRSYQDKRMTTVAEVQEAEANVGISEEDLRKAHAELRSAQANLNAARSALIAARSKQNRYEMAAKVGALSKDQLEEAQLAASQQEQAVEGHKAAVEAQKQTIARLEQAVSASIARSQKVKVALNPSQSEIAIATERIAQEKAAGKASLATLDKERQALIAQRIEAQKQLDRDVRELQQVGMDIRQTIITAPSDGTIFKLSLRNSSQTVRSGEEIAQIAPSNSKLVAKSSVSAEEVSKVKVGQQVHLRISACPHPDYGTLKGKVTAISPDAISPQAQGANSNSGTTASKMVTGGAFYEVSIEPENLVLAQGKSQCLITLGMQGRADIISREETVLQFFMRKAKLIADF